A region of Micropterus dolomieu isolate WLL.071019.BEF.003 ecotype Adirondacks linkage group LG01, ASM2129224v1, whole genome shotgun sequence DNA encodes the following proteins:
- the LOC123982777 gene encoding inosine-uridine preferring nucleoside hydrolase-like isoform X2, whose translation MKKKLIIDLDTGVDDAQAIMVALAAPNVEVLGITCCFGNTPLENVLKNTLRVLKVCNRLDIPVYCGCSEPLLARKRHAGDYHGKDGLGDVPDPDAPGLELLQKKKAAPAMIKIVNQNPGEVRLVATAPLTNLAVAVQLDPSFPKKLNALYIMGGNTESRGNTTACGEFNFVADPEAAYIVLDRYTCPTYIAPWEFSCRNSLPWSFCDHWLSQNTEKAAFMKKIASLSMKKARSADYQKEITAGQGFNSCDTYAMAAAIDDALITESEEVAVTVELEGTNTRGMMVLDYIEQLKKKHKAFIMKNIDLERFKQMFMNSLK comes from the exons ATGAAGAAGAAGTTGATCATTGACTTAGACACAGGGGTGGATGATGCTCAGGCCATCATGGTGGCCCTTGCGGCCCCCAATGTGGAAGTTTTGGGCATCACCTGCTGCTTTGGCAACACACCCTTGGAAAACGTCCTCAAGAACACACTGCGTGTCCTGAAAGTCTGCAACAGGCTGGAT ATCCCTGTGTACTGCGGCTGTTCAGAGCCCTTGCTTGCCCGTAAACGTCACGCTGGAGATTATCACGGGAAGGACGGGCTGGGCGACGTTCCAGATCCAGATGCTCCAGGCCTGGAGCTGCTGCAGAAGAAAAAAGCTGCGCCAGCCATGATCAAAATTGTTAATCAAAACCCTGGGGAG GTGCGTCTGGTTGCTACGGCCCCCCTCACTAACCTGGCTGTTGCAGTACAACTGGACCCTTCCTTTCCAAAGAAACTGAATGCACTCTACATCATGggaggaaacactgaat CCAGGGGTAACACCACAGCATGTGGAGAGTTTAACTTTGTGGCTGACCCTGAGGCTGCCTATATTGTTCTGGACCGCTACACCTGTCCCACCTACATCGCCCCTTGGGAATTCAGCTGCAGGAACAGCCTGCCATGG TCTTTCTGTGACCACTGGCTGTCCCAAAACACTGAGAAGGCTGCCTTCATGAAAAAGATTGCATCCCTCTCCATGAAG AAAGCTCGGTCAGCAGactatcaaaaggagatcacagcAGGACAAGGATTCAATTCCTGTGACACCTACGCCATGGCTGCCGCCATTGACGATGCATTAATAACAGAGAGTGAGGAG GTTGCAGTGACAGTGGAGTTGGAGGGGACCAACACCCGAGGCATGATGGTGCTGGACTACATAGagcagctgaagaagaagcacaagGCCTTTATCATGAAGAACATTGACTTGGAGAGGTTCAAGCAAATGTTCATGAATTCACTGAAGTAG
- the unc50 gene encoding protein unc-50 homolog, with amino-acid sequence MLPTTSPHSNGALGPRDAARHTAGAKRYKYLRRLLHFKHMDFDFAVWQMLYLFTSPQRVYRNFQYRKQTKDQWARDDPAFLVLLSIWLCVSTIGFGLVLDMGVLETLKLLLWVVIVDCIGVGLLISTLMWVITNKYLLKHPSKSFDVEWGYAFDVHLNAFYPLLVILHFLQLFFINHVVVINSDWFVGYFVGNTLWLIAVGYYLYITFLGYNALPFLKNTVVLLYPFALLVLIYVLSVSLGWNFTQALCWFYKYRVQ; translated from the exons ATGTTGCCGACCACCTCGCCGCACAGCAACGGCGCCCTCGGCCCTAGGGACGCTGCACGTCACACGGCAGGCGCCAAACGCTACAAGTACCTACGACGGCTGCTCCATTTCAAACACATGGACTTTGATTTTGCTGTGTGGCAAATGTTGTACTTGTTTACATCGCCACAGAGAGTCTACCGCAACTTCCAGTACAGGAAACAGACCAAGGACCAGTGGGCCAGGGACGACCCTGCTTTCCTAGTCCTGCTCAGCATCTGGTTATGTG TGTCAACAATAGGCTTTGGTCTAGTGCTGGATATGGGAGTCCTGGAGACtttgaagctgctgctgtgggTGGTTATTGTTGACTGTATAGGAGTCGGCCTGCTCATATCAACCCTTATGTG GGTTATAACCAACAAGTACCTGCTGAAACATCCCAGCAAAAGCTTTGATGTGGAGTGGGGCTATGCATTTGATGTTCACCTCAATGCTTTCTACCCGCTTCTAGTCATTCTGCATTTCCTGCAGCTCTTCTTCATCAACC atgtTGTGGTAATAAACTCAGACTGGTTTGTGGGATACTTTGTTGGGAACACCTTGTGGCTGATCGCCGTCGGTTATTATCTCTACATCACATTCTTAGGGTACAACG CTCTACCCTTCCTTAAGAACACAGTGGTGCTGCTCTACCCCTTCGCTCTGCTAGTTCTCATCTATGTCCTCTCCGTCTCTCTGGGCTGGAACTTCACTCAGGCCCTCTGCTGGTTTTACAAGTACAGAGTCCAGTAG
- the LOC123982777 gene encoding inosine-uridine preferring nucleoside hydrolase-like isoform X1, protein MLSARRLVLARMKKKLIIDLDTGVDDAQAIMVALAAPNVEVLGITCCFGNTPLENVLKNTLRVLKVCNRLDIPVYCGCSEPLLARKRHAGDYHGKDGLGDVPDPDAPGLELLQKKKAAPAMIKIVNQNPGEVRLVATAPLTNLAVAVQLDPSFPKKLNALYIMGGNTESRGNTTACGEFNFVADPEAAYIVLDRYTCPTYIAPWEFSCRNSLPWSFCDHWLSQNTEKAAFMKKIASLSMKKARSADYQKEITAGQGFNSCDTYAMAAAIDDALITESEEVAVTVELEGTNTRGMMVLDYIEQLKKKHKAFIMKNIDLERFKQMFMNSLK, encoded by the exons ATGTTGTCTGCCCGCAGACTGGTGCTGGCCAG GATGAAGAAGAAGTTGATCATTGACTTAGACACAGGGGTGGATGATGCTCAGGCCATCATGGTGGCCCTTGCGGCCCCCAATGTGGAAGTTTTGGGCATCACCTGCTGCTTTGGCAACACACCCTTGGAAAACGTCCTCAAGAACACACTGCGTGTCCTGAAAGTCTGCAACAGGCTGGAT ATCCCTGTGTACTGCGGCTGTTCAGAGCCCTTGCTTGCCCGTAAACGTCACGCTGGAGATTATCACGGGAAGGACGGGCTGGGCGACGTTCCAGATCCAGATGCTCCAGGCCTGGAGCTGCTGCAGAAGAAAAAAGCTGCGCCAGCCATGATCAAAATTGTTAATCAAAACCCTGGGGAG GTGCGTCTGGTTGCTACGGCCCCCCTCACTAACCTGGCTGTTGCAGTACAACTGGACCCTTCCTTTCCAAAGAAACTGAATGCACTCTACATCATGggaggaaacactgaat CCAGGGGTAACACCACAGCATGTGGAGAGTTTAACTTTGTGGCTGACCCTGAGGCTGCCTATATTGTTCTGGACCGCTACACCTGTCCCACCTACATCGCCCCTTGGGAATTCAGCTGCAGGAACAGCCTGCCATGG TCTTTCTGTGACCACTGGCTGTCCCAAAACACTGAGAAGGCTGCCTTCATGAAAAAGATTGCATCCCTCTCCATGAAG AAAGCTCGGTCAGCAGactatcaaaaggagatcacagcAGGACAAGGATTCAATTCCTGTGACACCTACGCCATGGCTGCCGCCATTGACGATGCATTAATAACAGAGAGTGAGGAG GTTGCAGTGACAGTGGAGTTGGAGGGGACCAACACCCGAGGCATGATGGTGCTGGACTACATAGagcagctgaagaagaagcacaagGCCTTTATCATGAAGAACATTGACTTGGAGAGGTTCAAGCAAATGTTCATGAATTCACTGAAGTAG
- the LOC123982775 gene encoding inosine-uridine preferring nucleoside hydrolase-like produces the protein MKKKLIIDLDTGVDDAQAIMVALAAPNVEILGITCCHGNTPLENVLKNTLRVLKVCNRLDIPVYRGCSKPLLAHEQNAGDFHGKDGLGEVPDPDAPGLELLQKKKAVEAMIKIVKENPGEVTLVAMAPLTNLAVAVQLDPSLPKKLKALYIMGGNTESRGNTTACGEFNFVADPEAAYIVLDCYTCPTYIASWEFSCKNSLPWSFCDQWLAQNTEKAAFMKKITCLSMTRARSTDYQKEITTGQGFNSCDTYAMAAAIDDTFITESEEVAVTVELAGTYTRGMMVLDYMELLKKKHKAFIMKKVDLEKLMQMFMNSLN, from the exons ATGAAGAAGAAGTTGATCATTGACTTGGACACAGGGGTGGATGATGCTCAGGCCATCATGGTGGCTCTCGCGGCCCCCAATGTGGAGATTTTGGGGATCACTTGCTGCCACGGCAACACACCCCTGGAGAACGTCCTCAAGAACACACTGCGTGTCCTGAAAGTCTGCAACAGGCTGGAT ATCCCTGTGTATCGTGGCTGCTCAAAGCCCCTGCTCGCCCATGAACAAAATGCTGGAGATTTTCATGGGAAGGACGGCCTGGGCGAGGTCCCGGATCCAGACGCTCCAGGCCTTGAGCTGTTGCAGAAGAAAAAAGCTGTGGAGGCCATGATTAAGATTGTAAAAGAGAACCCTGGGGAG GTGACTCTGGTGGCCATGGCCCCTCTGACTAACCTGGCTGTCGCAGTACAACTGGACCCCTCCCTCCCCAAGAAGCTGAAGGCGCTCTACATCATGggaggaaacactgaat ccaggGGTAACACCACAGCGTGTGGAGAGTTTAACTTTGTGGCTGACCCTGAGGCTGCCTACATTGTATTGGACTGCTACACCTGTCCCACCTACATCGCCAGCTGGGAGTTCAGCTGCAAGAACAGCCTGCCGTGG TCCTTCTGTGACCAGTGGCTGGCCCAAAACACTGAGAAGGCTGCCTTTATGAAAAAGATTACATGCCTTTCAATGACG AGAGCTCGGTCCACAGactatcaaaaggagatcacaacAGGACAAGGGTTCAACTCCTGTGACACCTACGCCATGGCTGCCGCCATCGATGACACATTCATAACAGAGAGTGAGGAG GTTGCAGTGACAGTGGAGTTGGCGGGGACCTATACCCGAGGCATGATGGTGCTGGACTACATGGAgctgctgaagaagaagcacaagGCCTTCATCATGAAGAAAGTAGACTTGGAAAAGTTAATGCAAATGTTCATGAATTCACTGAATTAG